The DNA region GAGGTTTAGGTACTACATTGACAGAGGAAGCAGCCTGTGTCTGGTAAAGCATTACACCTTCCTTTCTTCTGGAGTGGCTCGAATCAACTGGTGGCTCACTAAGCATTTGTAAACTTAtttcctgaaaaaaaaaaaaaaaaaaaaagtctaaaaACATGAATGTGTTTCCAAAGCCTCCAGCACCAAAAAGTTGAGCAAAGTTTTAGCGTTTGCCAGTGAAAACTACCAACACACCGAaacaatatatattttaagcttctTTTATATGGGAAacgtgttttttttctttttttttttttgggttaccTGTGCAAGTAGTACTTCTGGGTCTGTGTCACTGCTTAATGCTTCATCCTCAAAATACACCCTCATAATTGGCTGTGGCGGAGTGGAGTCGTTGAAGATGTTAGCATGAGTTGTTTCATCCTGATTCCCGTCAACAATAACTGAACATAAGAACTCTTCGAACGTATCATCCGGTCCATCAGCTCCAAATGCAGATTGTAACCCATGGTAATCATTATTACCAGGGGCACTTGCAAGCATACGAACCTTTTCCCTCTCAAAATAGTCCATGCTTTGTTGTTGCTGAGTACGCTCCTACAATGTGAACCATAATTTAGCAAGGTTTTAAATCAGTTTCTTTTGCACCGTTTATATATACGAAGACGTTAATCAGCATTCGTGTTCAACATTCTCACCTCTTCAATATCCATACCAGGTGCTAGTAGCAGTTGATTTTCGAAATCAGATTCATTGTTGCAAGTACCAGATTCACCTTCATCACAGTTTGCAGCATAAACATTCTCACCTGATTTCTTCTTTATGCAACAGAGAACGAAATCCCTCTGCACAATTAAGTTGCAAAACAAATCATGTAATGCAGTGGCAGcaacacaaaattaaacaaggGTTCAAAACCAAAaggccacttagtactacggtctagtggtattcctcttcacttgtaagtgagaggttttaggttcaattactcgccaaatgcgaatttgaaccacgttattgctagcctattatgaGGCTTAGCCCCCTCCATTATCccctagtgtagataatatcgttcgttcaagaaaaaaaaacacaaatcattAACCTTTGCACATTTATGTTAAAACCAATTTGGCTCAAAGGGGTTTCGATTTTGATCCATTCAATCAtttcaaaaccaaaaacccTTCGAACCAAACCAAATAGGCTTCGGTTTCACAACGAAAACTCCTGAAGCCTCCAGTTTAGAACTTACCTCATAAAAATTGTTAAACAGTGCTGCAAATTATACATCATATCGATAACATTATTCAGAAACAATAACCCCAAAAAAGAACAAGAATGGTGACCTGATTAGCATTAGGATTGGTTTGGGGGATGTAATACTCATGCATAACCCAGTCGGTCTTTTTGGAATTACGAACACGACCTCGTTGAAAAGTTAGAATCCTTTTTTTACCGATGATAGTTCTTTTGTCTTGAGTCTTGACCAGTTTTTGGGGACCAGTGCTCTTCCAGAAGCCTTCCTTCGTCGCCCTTTCGGTCTggtttttgctgttttttttgtaagtgctgaagaagtaccattctTGATCATCCGACTTTAAGAGTGAAAGCCCTGCATAAAACACAACATTTGGTTCAAACCCAATTGCATATAAAGATTATCAGACTCATTCAAGAAAAGGAGTAGCGTTTTTCGCACGGCATTTTCAGCTGTTTACACttcaaacataaacattttataatttttccaaCTCACAGAAGAGTGCAGAGTGCTAAACTCACTGGCCTTCGTAAAATTGTCACCCGAAAAAGATAACTTTTAATTTAGAACTGGGATTGGTAATAAGTTACATTAGGATTAAACCCAATCTCTTAAACAGTAAACAGAGACTCAAACTCAGTGAACTGCAAATTGAAAAGTTTTAGTAAAATtctcataaaaaacaaataaaaagatcGAAATTTTTAAGAACTGGGTTTGATAATAAAGTTACATTTGGACTAAACCCAATTGCATAAACAGAGTATCAGACTCATTGAACtgcaaattcaaagttttgactaaaattttcagaaaattttaaaaaacaaaatttaagaaCTGCGTTTGGTAATTAATTTACCTTTGgattaaacccaaaaacccaatggAGAATACAGATTGTCAGACTCATTGAactaagaaaactaatgaaaatttaaCACCTGGGTTTGGAAAACAATTACCAGGCAAGTCCCTTGGCTCGTGGTTGCAGATATTGATTTCACGGATGACCTCGCTGACAAGGTAATCCTCACCCTCGAGCTTCATCTGCAAGTAATAGTCGATCAGCTCTTCTTCTGTGGGGCGGAACCGGAATCCCACTGGCACCGACAGGTCACCTGCTCTGGTGAAGCGGTTTCTATTGGCAGCCATCTATCTTTCATGAAGGAGAATCGGAATTTGGGTGGGTTTGTATAGGATTAGAAACACTGGAGAAACAGTAAGGACATTGACTTGGGGTTTGATCTAAGTCTTCGGCTTTCAGCGGGTGCTTTTTAGCTTAATGGAAGAACATATTAAacttctgcttctgctttttCATGGGATGTGGAATTTTTGTTGTCGTGGCGTTTGGTGGGAAGCTAAGGAGTCCTACGTGTGGGACCGCTTGCTGTATGGCTGGGTCTGTTTCCTGGGAACTCACTGAGAAGCGAGGGATCATGTCAGCATCTCCAAACGAGTTGagcaaattttcttttcaagaaTAATACTTAGGAATGGGTTCGATACGATTATGGTACTAAAATTTTCATACCAATTATTAATACTGCATtgagtatttatttttactATTATTTATATCATCTTTTTAGTAAAGTTGGGTTCCGTTAACGATGTAGATTTCAACTCAATTAAAAATATGATACAAATAGATAATAAaagttgtatttttatttttggaaaatgtCTTAACTTTATCATAATTGTgggtttaaattttattttcaaactctTTACTGAACAAATAGTTTTGGATAGAAATATATTGCGAGACTTAATTTATAACTTGAAAAAGTAGCAATTACCCTATAAGTATACAGTGTAAGTTGCTAATTCTTTAATTTGCTAATTTAGTCACAACCTCCGTTGGAGATGTGTAAGATGGAAAAGAGACTAAATAAGGTAGATCGAAAAAGTCTGATTGAAAAGGTCGGTAGCATTCCGATATAGTTATTTGGAAACAACAACCCCAAAAAAAGAGAACAAGAATGGTGACCTGATTATCATTAGGATTGGTTTGGGGATGTAATACTCATGCATAACCCAGTCGGTCTTTTGGGGATTCCGAACACGACCTTGCTTAAAAGTTAGAATCCTTTTTTCAGCGATGACAGTTCTTTTGTCTTCAGTCTTGACCTGTTTTCGCTCACCAGTGACCTTCCAGAAGCCTTCCTTCGTCGCCCTTACGATCTggtttttgctgttttttttgtAAGTGCTGAACAAGTACCATTCTTGATCATCCGACTTTACGAGTGAAAGCCCTGCATAAAACACAACATTTGGTTCAAACCCAATTGCATATAAAGATTATCAGACTCATTCAAGGAAAGGGGTAGCGTTTTTCGCACTGCATTTTCAGCTGTTTACACCTCAAAAATGaacattttataatttttccaaCTCACAGAAGAGTGCAGAAATCACTGGCCTTCGTACAATTGTCacccaaaaaagaaaactttTAATTAAGAACTGGGATTGGTAATAAGTTGCATTAGGATTAAACCCAATTTCCTAAACAGTAAACAGAGATTCAAACTCATTGAACTGCAAATTGAAAAGTTTCAGTAAAattctcataaaaaaataaataaaaagattgaATTTTTTAAGAACTGGGTTTGATAATAAAGTTACATTTGGACTAAACGCAATTGCATAAACGGAGTGTCAGACTCATTGAACTGCAAATTCAAagattttacaaaaaatttcagcaaaattaaaatataaaaaattaagaactGGGTTTGGTAATTAATTTACATTTGGATTAAACACAAACACCCAATGGCAAATTCAGATTATCAGACACAGTgaactaagaaaaataatgaaaatataagACCTGGGTTTTGAAAATAATTACCAGGCAAGTCCCTTGGCTCGTGGTCGCAGATATTGATTTCACAGATGACGTGGCTGAAAACGTAATCCATTCCCTCGAGCTTCATCTGCAAGTAATAGCGGATCAGCTCTTCTTCTGCGGGGCGGAATCGGAATCCCACTGGCAACAACACGTCACCAACTCTGGTGAAGTGGATTCCATTGGCAGCCATCTATCGTTGATGAAGAAGAATCGGAATCTGGGTGGGTGGGTTTGTATAGGATTAGAAACACAGGAGAAAGAGTACTGAAACTGACTTGGGTTTGATCAAAGTGTTCGGTTTTCGGTTGTTGCTTTTCTGCTTAATGGAAGAAGATGTTAAACTCTGCTTTTAAGGAGGAACGGGACTTGGCTGCTGAAAAAGCAGCACCAGCCCCTGCAGACATGCCACgcgtttttttttctctttaattattatattttgtgCTTTTGATCAAACCCCTCTTGGAAGTTCGTTTTCCTTTTctgagaagtttttttttttttttttttttaacttttctggGAAGTTTAGCTTTTAGAATATTTTACAttttggaatctgccccaagtCATAAAATCTGTCAAAAGTTCCGGGTCCTTTTCCTACATTAAATTATGGAATAGAATTTTCTTTCCTTCTATTTTCATCCCCTTCCATCTAGGGGTGGGCATAAAAACCATCAAACCGCAAAACCGAATCGAACCGTATGAAAAAAAACCGTGTTGACCGGAAAAGTCAACTTTGAGTCAAAAACCGAACCGGACCGTTTCAAACCGGTTTGGTTCCGGTTTCAAATGAACTGGAACCAGCcggaaccgaaccgaaccgttttattaataataaattaactaattatatatatgcacacatgTCATGATATAATAGGTTAGTTTGAAAAATTAGTTTCACCAAATTGCAAAGCAGTGAATCCCACCCTCATCCTCACTCACGGCCTCATCAGTCATCGCCCATTTCACACTTTTAGACTTCCATTCCTGTAGGCTTCTTCACTCTGCCGAGTCGCCGCCCACCTCACTCGCGGCTCTCTGCGACGACCCTTGTCATCCCTCCTCCACGACAGCTTCGTCCTCCGTCCTCCATCCTTggtattttctctctcttttctcataTTCTCTCTCTACACCCCTTCGTCAAGTCTCTAAAGCATTCACTTCTTTGCATGCTGCGGAGGACATCTTGCTTC from Malus domestica chromosome 01, GDT2T_hap1 includes:
- the LOC103420407 gene encoding NAC domain-containing protein 5-like — encoded protein: MAANRNRFTRAGDLSVPVGFRFRPTEEELIDYYLQMKLEGEDYLVSEVIREINICNHEPRDLPGLSLLKSDDQEWYFFSTYKKNSKNQTERATKEGFWKSTGPQKLVKTQDKRTIIGKKRILTFQRGRVRNSKKTDWVMHEYYIPQTNPNANQRDFVLCCIKKKSGENVYAANCDEGESGTCNNESDFENQLLLAPGMDIEEERTQQQQSMDYFEREKVRMLASAPGNNDYHGLQSAFGADGPDDTFEEFLCSVIVDGNQDETTHANIFNDSTPPQPIMRVYFEDEALSSDTDPEVLLAQEISLQMLSEPPVDSSHSRRKEGVMLYQTQAASSVNVVPKPQTDRLQVVTDEHSGTHRSQLVNDKHSGTHQRTSRPQRESRHNNALNVKNASPVDVDAELRQIKCIRLAPDEYYNNERTRGRTYPTSTLEALSKQKELKQQQSKAKEVAERRAAVDFPPKKTSVTKSNKEADVAQGNNAEKGLKQMQNATTAGNWKDCFISWETSPPLTSPPSVYLFNMVVVVGCVLVLYGQWC
- the LOC139187514 gene encoding NAC domain-containing protein 14-like; this translates as MAANGIHFTRVGDVLLPVGFRFRPAEEELIRYYLQMKLEGMDYVFSHVICEINICDHEPRDLPGLSLVKSDDQEWYLFSTYKKNSKNQIVRATKEGFWKVTGERKQVKTEDKRTVIAEKRILTFKQGRVRNPQKTDWVMHEYYIPKPILMIIRSPFLFSFFGVVVSK